The following proteins are co-located in the Solanum pennellii chromosome 8, SPENNV200 genome:
- the LOC107028689 gene encoding K(+) efflux antiporter 4, translating into MMTRRRSSSRLQSLFLKFSTISAITLLLLCLALAFAFALPELDQLLSGGSNGTRNGTEFSSGPRSRPKEDSFADMIDRALEKEFTENDKDEVNDAGSFNNSVAEQQAVLETVARVKPKKNDTKKEDKSFQLHHVFKLNNDHGAEETPTLIDRKDNVFIISNFKSKYPVLQLDLRLISDLVVVIVSATCGGIAFACAGQPVITGYLLAGSVVGPGGFNVVSEMVQVETVAQFGVIFLLFALGLEFSTTKLRIVRAVAVLGGLLQVLLFICLCGITASLCGGKPSEGVFVGAFLSMSSTAVVLKFLMEKNSINALHGQVTIGTLILQDCAVGLLFALLPILGGTSNVLQGLISMTKSLVMLLSFLAILSILSRKCVPWFLKLMISLSSQTNELYQLASVAFCLLVAWCSDKLGLSLELGSFAAGVMISTTDLAQHTLEQVEPIRNFFAALFLASIGMLIHVHFLWNHVDILLASVILVVIVKTVVTSAVVKAFGYNNKTSLLVGMSLAQIGEFAFVLLSRASNLHLVEGKLYLLLLGTTALSLVTTPLLFKLIPGVVHLGVLLRWFPPDSPSEFGFKSDNFRSDSAKQRIALVSKDLIHEG; encoded by the exons ATGATGACTCGGAGGAGATCATCCTCCCGGTTGCAATCCTTATTTCTGAAGTTCTCTACTATTTCAGCAATTACGCTATTGCTGCTCTGTTTAGCTTTGGCGTTTGCATTTGCGCTTCCAGAATTAGATCAGCTGCTTAGTGGAGGAAGTAATGGAACTCGTAATGGTACTGAATTCAGCAGTGGACCTCGGAGTAGACCTAAAGAGGATAGTTTTGCTGATATGATCGATCGAGCACTTGAAAAAGAGTTCACTGAAAATGATAAGGATGAAG TTAATGATGCGGGCAGCTTCAATAATAGTGTGGCTGAGCAGCAG GCGGTGTTGGAGACTGTGGCCAGAGTTAAGCCCAAGAAAAATGACACAAAGAAAGAGGACAA ATCTTTTCAGcttcatcatgtttttaaacttAATAATGACCATGGAGCAGAAGAAACTCCAACATTAATAGATAGGAAG gACAATGTCTTTATCATATCTAATTTCAAGTCCAAGTATCCAGTATTACAGTTAGACTTGAG GTTGATATCAGATCTAGTAGTGGTCATTGTTTCTGCAACATGTGGTGGAATTGCCTTTGCTTGTGCGGGTCAGCCG GTTATAACTGGATACTTACTAGCAGGATCTGTTGTTGGACCTGGAGGTTTTAATGTTGTCAGTGAAATGGTGCAA GTTGAGACAGTGGCTCAGTTCGGtgtaatttttcttctttttgcttTGGGGCTGGAGTTCTCAACCACAAAG CTCCGTATTGTTCGAGCTGTTGCAGTTCTTGGAGGCTTACTTCAAGTTCTTCTTTTTATATGTCTCTGTGGAATTACAGCCTCG TTGTGTGGCGGTAAACCTTCAGAGGGTGTATTTGTTGGAGCATTTCTCTCAATGTCTTCTACAGCTGTT GTGTTGAAGTTTTTGATGGAAAAGAATAGTATAAATGCACTTCACGGCCAGGTTACAATTGGCACTCTTATTTTGCAG GATTGTGCTGTAGGTCTTCTGTTTGCTTTGCTTCCAATCCTGGGAGGCACTTCCAATGTTCTGCAAGGGTTAATATCCATGACAAAGTC GTTGGTCATGTTGCTCTCATTTTTGGCTATTTTGTCAATATTATCACGGAAGTGTGTTCCATGGTTCCTGAAGCTGATGATAAGCTTGTCATCACAG ACTAATGAACTGTATCAATTGGCTTCAGTGGCATTTTGCCTCCTTGTAGCTTGG TGTAGCGATAAGCTTGGTCTAAGCTTAGAGTTGGGTTCATTCGCTGCTGGAGTGATGATTTCAACAACTGATCTTGCCCAACATACTCTTGAACAA GTTGAACCCATACGCAACTTCTTTGCAGCTCTTTTTCTTGCCAGTATTGGGATGCTCATCCATGTTCATTTCCTCTGGAACCATGTTGATATCCTACTTGCATCAGTGATATTAGTGGTCATTGTGAAAACTGTTGTGACTTCTGCAGTTGTTAAGGCCTTTGGCTACAACAACAAAACTTCACTGCTA GTTGGAATGTCTTTAGCACAAATAGGAGAATTTGCTTTTGTGTTGCTCAGTCGTGCTTCTAATCTTCATCTAGTTGAG GGTAAATTGTACCTGCTGCTTCTAGGGACAACAGCTCTCAGTCTG